DNA sequence from the Desertibacillus haloalkaliphilus genome:
AATGTCTAAATTAGGTATCTCATTTTTTATATGCTCTACAAAGTCCATATGATATTTATAATTGAATTGATCTTTATCATCAATCGGAATAACAATAATCAAATCATCACAATATCTTCTGTAGAGTCCACCACTTTTCTCAACGTGATCATTTATCATCTTATCAAAGTCAATTAGATAGATATTTGAACAAACTGAGCTTATTCCAGCCCCTTGTGGTATTCCAAATGACTTAATATTTTTCTGTATATTACTTTTTTTGAATTCTCTAAATTCCTTTTCAGTAAAGTATCTTTCTAAATTTGGAATTTCATCTCCATATAAGACCTTTAATTTTTCATCGATGTCACCTTTTTCAACCCAACTAAATCTTGTTATATTTTTAAATACTGCATAAAAATCATCAGGCAGAGTTTCAACTTCTAAAACAGTTCTGATTCTTTCTTTTAAATATTTATGATCAATATTATCAAAGAACTTAGTGAAATCAGCCACATAAATAAAAGCTTTTTCTTGATTGCTAATAAAATCGATAACCTCTTTCGCAAAGTGAATATTGCTTTTCCCTGGTAGATTGTTTCTATAAGCAGTAGCTACCTTATTTATTCCAAGCTTATCAACTGTTTCATTATATTTATGATTTAAAACATCTCCATAATATTTATAAATATAGCTATCAACATGAGAAGCATAAAAGATTTCTCTTATTTTTTCTTTTTTTCGTTTTCCTTCAATTTCTTTCTTTATATATTTATTGAATTTAATTTGAAAATGGATAAACGGATAAAACCCATGCTGAGCTATCCAACATGGGTCCATTATTTTTTCCTTAATATTTTTAAAAGAAACTTTGTTATCGAAATGCACATACCTTTTCATACTATACTTATCTTCTTGAATTTTAGCAGAGCTTGCAAAGGTATATAATCGTGGTCTATTATTCTGATTCATTACCAGTCACCCCTTGCAAGCATACCTTGTTTCATTTATAGACCATTTCTAGTCTATAATAGGACCACTGAATTCACTGATATGCTATACTTTAATTAGTATAATAGAAAGGTCAATAACTGGAGGAGTTGAAATCTTGACGATGGATAATTCTTTAGCAATGTCCATTATAATAATGTACTGTTTAGTAACAGAGATTATTAAAGAATGGATAAAGCTTGACAGTAATTCACCAATCACCCTCATAACTCAATTTTATGAGACAATTTAATAGTATCATAAAATGATAGATTTTTCCAATATATAACGCTGTTGTTATTCATTTTCCGACCGTCCTAATTATAAATAACCTCTTGAATATATTCCTTTGGAATAGTAAATCCCTTACTTGTTAATCCTTTTATTGGCTTTGTGTCAAACGTACTTCCTAACAAATCATAATTTACAACTTCCAATAACTTTCCCGCCAATTCCCACAAAAATGATTCCCATTTTGCATTACCGTAATAATTTCCATCGAGGTCCATATTTTCGGCAATATATAATTCAGCAACATTTTCTTTAATTTTTATTTTCATCATTTTAATCTCCTTCTGTTTTTTACTGAGTTATTATACTGCGTCAATAACAAACGTAAAGCAAATCAATTAAAATACTACATTCCAATAAAAGGATATATTTGAGCAGTATGATCATTTCATAATAAATAATAGAAATATATTATCTTATCTTTCAAAATCCAATATAGGCTATCCTCGAGCCTATCGTCACTATTCGAAATATATTCTAATATGGTAACCCATCATCGTCACCA
Encoded proteins:
- the drt2 gene encoding antiviral reverse transcriptase Drt2; this translates as MNQNNRPRLYTFASSAKIQEDKYSMKRYVHFDNKVSFKNIKEKIMDPCWIAQHGFYPFIHFQIKFNKYIKKEIEGKRKKEKIREIFYASHVDSYIYKYYGDVLNHKYNETVDKLGINKVATAYRNNLPGKSNIHFAKEVIDFISNQEKAFIYVADFTKFFDNIDHKYLKERIRTVLEVETLPDDFYAVFKNITRFSWVEKGDIDEKLKVLYGDEIPNLERYFTEKEFREFKKSNIQKNIKSFGIPQGAGISSVCSNIYLIDFDKMINDHVEKSGGLYRRYCDDLIIVIPIDDKDQFNYKYHMDFVEHIKNEIPNLDIQEEKTEQYYYDQNKILDMNHEPSVLDYLGFSFNGSDVKIREKSLFKYYSRAYKKVRICNRLTERHVHNQKAQRRNLYKNYTHLGKKHKGHGNFITYAYRAQRVFDKGSKTNNLMEHQVKNHWKKINARLQNNKDSKKKD